The Gordonia crocea genomic sequence GGATGTTCGCGTGCCAGGCCTCGCGGACCTGTCGTTTACCGTCGACCTGGCCGTAGTCGAGGGCCCGGATCTGAGAGGCGATCGCGCCCTGCGGCCAGAAGTTCAGGTAGATGCGCTCGGCGTTGATGTCGACGGCGGGGGGTGCGGGGATGCCGCAGCGCGGCCCGCTGGTGACGCAATCGCCGAATCCGTCCATCGCGTTGTCCGGGTTGGCATCGGCGCGCAGGCGCACCTCGGGGGCGGCGAAGGTGGAGTCCTGCGTGTTGAGCAGGAGGATCTGTCCCTGCGTCGTCGCGACGAGGACTACCGAGGGGGCGACGAACTTCGCCGACGTCGGGACGCCGATGACGGGCATGCGCCAGCGGATGGCGCCGCCGGCGGTCCAGGCGAGGAAGGTGGTCTCCTCGCCGACGTAGGTCTGGTCGAACTGGTCGATGAGCGGCGACTGCACTTCGATGCCCGGGCGCATCCGCTTGCAGTAGTTCACCCGGCCGGCGCGCTGGTCGAGCACCATCCAGTTGCAGCCGTTGGCGGTGTTCGCGGTGACGCTGACGTTGGACTGGTTGGAGATCGTCAGCGGGCTGGTGACCGGCCCGCCGGTGGGGCGGGTCCAGCTCAGGGCGAGGTCGCCCGGGATGTCGGGGTAGGCGAAGTTCGTGTTGCCGGCATTGCCGCCGAAGCTCGACCAGCCGGGGCTGGCGAGCGATTTCACGTTGACCTGGCCGTCGGAGCACGAGACGAGCGCGGCGGCGGCCACCGCCGCGGTGACGACGGCGCCTGCCGTGCGGACGGCCCGGACCACGGTTCCGCGGACGGCTCGCGACATCAAGGGACTCCTTCGCGTGACTGGTCGGTGCTCGACGGTGATCGAGGCAAACCGGCTTGCCCAGTGAGCCTATCGTGTCCGATTTTCGGCTCTACTAGTGTTTGTGCCATGACCACGATGTGGAATGCCTCGTATCGGGACCGATGGCGCGCCGGTCGCCGCCGCGACCCCGACCAGGTCCGATTCCTGACCCTCGCCTCGCTGCGCTGGGTGCTGTCCAATCGGGCCTACACGCCCTGGTACCTGGTGCGCTATCTGCGTCTGGCGCGGTTCCGGCTGGCCAACCCGCACGTGGTGCTGCGCGGCATGGTCTTCCTCGGTCGCAACGTCGAGATCCACGCGACGCCGGAGTTGGCGCGGATGGAGATCGGCCGTTGGGTGCACATCGGCGACGGCAACTCGATCCGCGCGCACGAGGGCAGCCTCCGCATCGGCGACAAGGTCGTGTTCGGGTGCAACAACGTCGTGAACTCCTACCTGGACCTGGAGATCGGATCGTCGACGCTGGTCGCCGATTGGTGCTACATCTGCGACTTCGACCACAAGATGGACAGTCTCGAATTGCCCATCAAGGACCAGGGGATCGTCAAGGGGCCGGTCCGGATCGGGCCGGACACCTGGGTTGCGGCCAAGGTGTCGGTGCTGCGCAACACGGTCGTCGGGCGCGGATGCGTCCTGGGTTCGCACGCGGTGGTCAAGGGTGAGATCCCGGACTTCTCGATCGCGGTCGGTGCGCCCGCACGCGTGGTGAAGAACCGCAAGGACGAGTGGGAGCGCAATGCCGCGGCCCGGGCCGAACACGAGCGTGCCTTGGCCGACATCGAGCGGAAGAAAGCCGCCGGCTGACCCGCCGACTGGGCCCTGATTTCCGCCGACTGGGCCCTCATCCCCGCCGACTGGGCCCTCATCTCCGCCGACTGGGCCCTCATCTCCGCCGACTGGGCCCTCGATCTCGTCGACTGGGCCCTGAATCCCTACCACCACACCCCACACGGCGTAGAACGGAAGCCGGAGGTGGTCGACGATGTCATTTCACGCGTACATCTTTTTCAGCGGCAACTGCGCTGAGGCTTTCGAGCGCTACCACGCTGTGTTCGGCGGCGATTTGAGCCTCATGCGCAACGGGGACGCACCGCCCGACGCCCGCATGCCGGGTGTCGACGACTCGGTCGTGATGCATGCATCACTGAAGACGGGCGACGGACTGCTGATGGGGTCGGACGACCCGTCGGGCGACGACGGTCGCAAGGTCGGCTTTACCGTGTCCTATACGGCGCCGACCGTCAGTGCCGCGAATAGTGCCTTCGATGCGCTGGCCGAGGGTGGCGAGGTGACGATGCCAATGAGTGAGACTTTCTGGGCGAAGGCCTTTGGCATGTGTATCGACCGTTTCGGCGTTCCGTGGATGGTCGATGTCGGTGCCGCGCAGGACGACTGAGGTGGCACTGACGCAGGCAGGGCCCACTCGGCGGGGATGAGGGCCCACTCGACGGGGATGAGGGCCCAGTCGACGAGATCGAGGGCCCAGTCGGCGGGGATGAGGGCCCACTCGACGGGGATGAGGGCCCAGTCGACGAGATCGAGGGCCCACTCGGCGGGGATGAGGGCCCAGTCGACGAGATCGAGGGCCCAGTCGGCGGGGATGAGGGCCCACTCGGCGGGGATGAGGGCCCAGTCGGCGGTTAGAGGGGCTGGTTGGGGTCCCGCTCGGGAAGCGGCCGCTCGACGATGTTGGGACGCCCGATCGGGTGCCGCACCCGGCGCTTGGCGGCGAGATAGACCCCGGCGGTCCGCTCGGCGACCGTGCGCCACGAGAACTCTTCGGTCAACCGCGCATAAGCGCGCTGTGCCCGGACCTCGGCGGCGGCCGGATCGTCGAGCGTCGCGCGCACCGCTGCCGCCAGCGCCGTCACGTCGGCCGGCGGGAAGGTCATCCCGGTGATCGAGTCGGTGACCGCCTCGCCGAGGCCGCCCGCGGTCGACGTCACCAGCGGGATCCCGGTGGCGGCCGCCTCCAGCGCGACAATGCCGAAGGGTTCGTAGCGGCTGGGCAACACGATGGCCGAGCACCGGTGCATCAGCTCGATCAGCTGGGACCGGTCGACGGCGCCGAGGAAACGGACCGCACCGACCACGCGGTGCTTGCGGGTGAGTTCTTCCAGCCAGTCCTGTTGGGTGCCGGAACCGGCGATCGTCAGCGTCGTCCCGGGATGGGTCCGCCGGATCCGGGGGAGGGCGGCCAGCAGGTCTTGGACGCCTTTCTCATACTCCAACCGGCCGGCGAAGAGGAGCTCGGCCGGCCCCTCGGCCACCGCGCGCGGCGAGTGCGGCCACTCCTGGACGGCGATGCCGTTGTGGATCACCTGGATCTCGGCGAGTTCGGGGCCGAACAGGCGGCTCACCTCGTCGCGCATCGACGTCGAGCAGGTGACCAGGGCATCGGCCTCCCGGGCCAGCCACCACTCGACGGAGTGGACCTGGCGGTTGGTCTTCGCCGCCACCCAGCCGCTGTGCCGCCCGGCCTCGGTGGCGTGGATGGTCGCGACGAGGGGGACGTCGAAGAACTCGGCCAGCGCAATCGCCGGGTGGGCGACGAGCCAGTCGTGCGCGTGGACGACGTCAGGGGTCCAGGCCTCGCCGGTCCCGTCGTCGCGCAGCAGCCGCAACCCGGCCCGGATCATGGCGTGGCCCATGGCCAGCGTCCACGGCATCATGTCGGCGCCGAAATCGAACTCGGGCGGATCCTCCGCGGCAGCGATGACGCGAACGCCCTCGGCGGTGGTCAGCGTCGTGGGGTGGGTGGTGGCGTCGGATCCGGTGGGGCGGCGCGTCAGCACGACGACGTCATGGCCGATCTTGGCCAACTCGACGGCCAGGTTGTGCACGTGCCGGCCCAACCCGCCGACGACGACGGGCGGATACTCCCAGGAGACCAGTAGCAGCTTCATCGGTCGGCTCCCGTCGTGTACGCATCGGTCCCGGGTAGGCGGCGGGCGTCCAGGTCGGCGAACAGGTTGTCCGCGGCGAACCACCCCGCGGCCAACGACCGTGCGGCGGATTCGCGTCCCCGTGCGGCCGCGTCGGCGATCTCCCGGGTCGCATGCGCGTGCTTGTGGGCCCGATCGGTGGCGTATCCGGCCGCCGTGTCCTTGGAAACCATAAAAGGCCAGTCCGAGGCAACGGTCATAAGGGTCTCGCGCAGGATCTGGTCGTTCACCCGGTCGCGGACCGTGGTCGGCTCCCGCCGTTTGTCGACAGTGGCGAGCGCGGTCTCGACGACCTCGGCGTTGAGGTCCACGAAGTGTTGGACCTGTGGTCCCGCCCAGACCCGCCAGTCCTTGCCGGAACCCCACGAGGAGGGTGGGAGGTCGACGGGTTCGCCGACGAATCCGCGCTCGAGTGCGGTGGCGAGCGACCCGACGGTCACCCCGGCCTCGGGGAGCCGCCGCAACAGACGGTCGAGCCACACCGGTCCTTCGTGCCACCAGTGCCCGAACAGTTCGGTGTCGAAGGCGGCGACGACGTGCGCGGGGCGTCCGGTGCGCTCGGTCTCCTCAACCAGGCGCGC encodes the following:
- a CDS encoding glycosyltransferase family 4 protein, which gives rise to MKLLLVSWEYPPVVVGGLGRHVHNLAVELAKIGHDVVVLTRRPTGSDATTHPTTLTTAEGVRVIAAAEDPPEFDFGADMMPWTLAMGHAMIRAGLRLLRDDGTGEAWTPDVVHAHDWLVAHPAIALAEFFDVPLVATIHATEAGRHSGWVAAKTNRQVHSVEWWLAREADALVTCSTSMRDEVSRLFGPELAEIQVIHNGIAVQEWPHSPRAVAEGPAELLFAGRLEYEKGVQDLLAALPRIRRTHPGTTLTIAGSGTQQDWLEELTRKHRVVGAVRFLGAVDRSQLIELMHRCSAIVLPSRYEPFGIVALEAAATGIPLVTSTAGGLGEAVTDSITGMTFPPADVTALAAAVRATLDDPAAAEVRAQRAYARLTEEFSWRTVAERTAGVYLAAKRRVRHPIGRPNIVERPLPERDPNQPL
- a CDS encoding VOC family protein — protein: MSFHAYIFFSGNCAEAFERYHAVFGGDLSLMRNGDAPPDARMPGVDDSVVMHASLKTGDGLLMGSDDPSGDDGRKVGFTVSYTAPTVSAANSAFDALAEGGEVTMPMSETFWAKAFGMCIDRFGVPWMVDVGAAQDD
- a CDS encoding outer membrane protein assembly factor BamB family protein, which translates into the protein MSRAVRGTVVRAVRTAGAVVTAAVAAAALVSCSDGQVNVKSLASPGWSSFGGNAGNTNFAYPDIPGDLALSWTRPTGGPVTSPLTISNQSNVSVTANTANGCNWMVLDQRAGRVNYCKRMRPGIEVQSPLIDQFDQTYVGEETTFLAWTAGGAIRWRMPVIGVPTSAKFVAPSVVLVATTQGQILLLNTQDSTFAAPEVRLRADANPDNAMDGFGDCVTSGPRCGIPAPPAVDINAERIYLNFWPQGAIASQIRALDYGQVDGKRQVREAWHANIPGGVVGPASVSADGKTVYAFSRIGQLVALHADTGKTKWTFDYGDPGFATLTATPDGRIIPTGPLGGPLRMIADRGDRAEQVWRRDDLKTTSLSTLTNANTAWTVVRTDDDGLALTEVSAADGKTLRSLPLPDAKGFTTGVAVSPKGQVAVATNIGKVYFFDSKSEIGR
- a CDS encoding acyltransferase produces the protein MTTMWNASYRDRWRAGRRRDPDQVRFLTLASLRWVLSNRAYTPWYLVRYLRLARFRLANPHVVLRGMVFLGRNVEIHATPELARMEIGRWVHIGDGNSIRAHEGSLRIGDKVVFGCNNVVNSYLDLEIGSSTLVADWCYICDFDHKMDSLELPIKDQGIVKGPVRIGPDTWVAAKVSVLRNTVVGRGCVLGSHAVVKGEIPDFSIAVGAPARVVKNRKDEWERNAAARAEHERALADIERKKAAG